The Rhododendron vialii isolate Sample 1 chromosome 3a, ASM3025357v1 nucleotide sequence TGCTTCCTTTCTCTCCCCCCAACAGgtttgccccccccccccccccccccccccccccactctcTCTAAAGATGTTCTTTGTTCTTTGACTAGTTTCCTTTTGAGATGTTGGTTATATGCTTGTTTGAAAACCCATCTATTGACTAGTTTTCTTTTGTGTGTTTGTGCACGTAAGCTCGTTCGAACATCGGAATtataaagaaagaagaagtgattttgtgctttttagGTTTTTTCCCGTGATTTCTGCAAACTCTTTCCATTGCTTGTTTCATTTTGCTATTGCTCTTGGATTCAACGAGCCTTTTGCAttattgttccgttttgctaaaaaaaaattaattagccCGATGTATTAGTCTCTTACTCGTTGGAGTAAGGTTATTCATTGGTTGTTGGTTTACAACTGTTTTTTTGGAATAAGTACATCATGTGATCCAGGTACGGCTCTAAGATTACTGTTGAGCGGCGACAAAAACgtaaagagaaattttttatacaaagctatatataaacatacataTATTTATATTGGTTACAAATTGGCCATAATTTATTTGTGTTGATGAGCTATATCACCTACTTACTCACCAATTTaggtgaatttttatttattttgaccCTGTAAGAGTAATTCAGTGCCaataatattaaagaaaaatcaaattatttgtcaaaaattacaaatttcTAGTGCATTATTGAACCTAGGGGATTCGCTCGTTTTAAGGCGGAGCTGCCCCTGATGTGATCTAGAATTGCAAAAAGCATTGTCACAATGACTAGAACTAAAAATCGAAAGACTATTTTCACCTAATTTCAGCATTGGGTAACCAACCTTATGTTAAAGTTTCTTTCTACTTAGAGATGGAGAACAGGACTCTGCAGTATAGTGGATACTGGATAGGATAAAAGCCACCATTCTTCgttgttgttttttattttggaatttaCAGATGTGGTGATGGAATTATGTGAAGAGATGCCGACTATCCCGGCCACGCGCCGCTTGCATGTTTTAGGGTGGTGAAAACTACTGATCCTTCCAATTGAAGACCATACTGCATGGAGTTGTTGAACACGAGTGCATGAACTACAAACGGGTATGATATCGAGACTCGGGGGTGTCTCAATGCTTCTTTCTTCACTTAAGGGGCAtatgttctcattttttgaattgttaaGATGATTTGATGTTTAATCAGAAAGAGTACTAGAATTGGCAAGAATGATGAATTTATTATAGAATCCTTGGCTAACCGTGTGTTTTGCAAATTTTCCGGGCGTTTTTCCTGGTGTTTGTATTGTAGGAAAAACCAAGAAGAAATGAAACTATAACTTATCCAAGAAGGTCTCTTTATTTTAGGGGCATATGCCATGAACCTGGCAATGCAGCTCACAAATGTGGTTGCCTTGGCGAGGTCCTCAGTGGAAATGAACTCATTGGTGGTCAAATTGACATAAAAATGCAAAGTATGCGTCTCTCCTACTATATTGTGTTTGACTGATAGTAGTGGTACACTTTCGTTTTGTTCGGTAGAAAATGAGGACAAGAACACCATTTGTGAAATATAACTTGGCGAACCGAAGGTGAAACAATCTAGGGATTCTGTTGACATTAGTAATTGGTTTGAATTCTTCATGGGTACGATCACCATAATATCTTTTGTTACTAATTGATGATGGCTGAATGGTTGGGCATCGGAATTTCAAAGTCGCAAAACGTATTGGGTGCAAGAGTAATGCTGCGGAATTTGGATTAGTGTTTGAAAACAGCAATTGGAACCATATTTGTTTTTGCGACATTCTAAACAATGACTAGCCTCGCGCGATCATTGCTGAGAAGTTGTAGATGGTTGCACCTCATAGGTTCCATTCTTTGTAATTAAGCATTGAGGAACTTTGCTATTATGGTAGAAAATTGCGGTCATCGTTGTATCTTTAGTTTTGAAGGGGGTTTCAATGAATGGTGATCGTACACCTTAGGGTAACGACCACGATCAATCACTCTCTCTTTCATTACGTAGCAAAAGCTGGTACGTTAATTTTATCATGTAGCTTCAATGGCTTTCGAAGGAGCAGGCAATTTTCCAACGACGAGTGTGCAAAGAACACATTGATTGCTACTACTCTGGGGCTGTTTTTACATTACCAAAGACTTTTGAAGATCAAACTCTTTCCTGATGAAACTGGGATCTAGAATCTTGTTCTGTTTTCCCACAAGTGCATAAAACCATTTTTGTTGCACCCCTGTGGCTGTGCCATATTGTGACCATTTTCGCCGAGGAAGAGTCGATGGGCTCATGGGAGCTTCCCGTCTGAGGAATACACCAAGGCATTGGATCAATGGAAAGGGGAGCCATACTACATAGCTCTCTTGGCATGTGTTAGGGTAAGGAGtcctattattattattattattatttttgagtcttTTTTTTCCGAATCAATTGGGTAACAAAAAGTAATCAGGCCTAGTACAGTCCAGGAAAGAGAAAACAGAAAACCCAATCAATGGTCCAAACTTGTTCCTTGGAAGATTCtttaaatctggaccgttgattGAGTTTCCTGGACTAAGTGTCCAGATCCgtatcatttttgaaaagtaataGTACTAGTTAATGACtgttttcccttcctttttttttacttcagtTTTACCATTTGAGTCTATAGCTGATAATTAAGTGATTTGATGAAGGTTCATCAGTACTCAGTAGCCATTTATGCTATGGAGTTTGATCTTTACCTACTGTTCAGAGGTTGCATCTGTTTATGGCTAGTTGGAGTGTAATAATCATTCTTGTATAGTACTGTTTACAATGTGATTGCTGGTCCATCCATGTGCATTATAATCATTTTCAACTGCACTTAATAGCTTTTGAATAGTGTTAAATTAGGTAGTTGGGATGTtaatgattattattattattttttatccggttgggATGTTAATGATACATTGACTGATTTTGTGAGGACTCTTTTTAGGTTCACATTACCCCGAACTCTTTGGGCTCGCTTGATTGCTAGACTAGGAATGTGAGATTAGGATTAAAGGAACACAATGATACATGTTTCCTATCGATAAAAAAGGATACACGCTTCCTATTATTCCCTATCCCGTGTTTGGTACGTCCGGGATTAACCATTGGACTGGACAAGGTGAGATTATTTGTCCATTTATTACCTCATGTGGGGTATTAACTAACACCAGTGGGAGCGGTGGTGTGTGTTAGTCCATGTTCTACGGATTCTCTCCCTCCTCAGTAATCCTcattgtaaacttttttttttgggtaaggtagAATTTTATATCTTTATCCACTCTAATCAAACGTAGTGCACGTGGACCCCATTTGTTCTCTCTATACCCATCGGTAAGTAATTCTATCTTTTCTAATCCTCCCTAAAAATAGTCTGACAATTAAACGTGCCCTATGAGACCGTTTTCCTGTCTGTTTTGGGGGTTCTCTAGATTGGCAAGGGGAGTGAGGAAAAGTAAAGGAATTTTGTACATTTGCGTATTCCTTAAACGTATCCATGTTCTTCGAGCTAACGTTGTTGATATGTTTCTgaaatgctctctctctctctctctctctctctctctctctctctctctagctaacAGAAATACTGTAACATATGGTAGCCGAAATTCACTTGTTGGCGTGCAACAGGGTACTTGCATATCTTTTTGCCCAAGGGTATGAGCGTTAAAATCTCATTTTGTCACTCAAGAATTTGGATCGAACACCTTGACACGGCACCGTATGCGTCTACTTGAGAAACAGATTCTCCCATTCCCAACCCGCTCGCCTCTACCTCATGATTGAAGTCAGATAGTCTCGTAGTCACGGGTGGATTCAACCCAAGAGGACCATgtgaccccccccccccctatttttttgatttttacgcTAATACCTGAAATTTTTATTATGTCACACGTAAAGCATATATAGTTGTGAAACGGCTCATTATTTCCCCTCGCTTCTCCACCAAATTTTCTGCTTTCATATCTCATCTCTCGATGCCTCGGAGGCGGCCATAACAAGAAGGAAAATCTTTACTTACGGAGGTTCCGTACATAAAGTTTATGGAGGCCAATCTCGGCCCGGCCGTCCAAAAGTCGTTTTGAAAGATCCAAATTAAAGACAAACTATAAACGATAAGAAATATTTATTACTGAtcaaagattaaaaacatatctctCCTCGAGTACAAAAAAAACTCGCAGGGAGTACAAAAAAGCTCGTAGGGAAACTCCTCAGAAGATGCTGGAAATCGGTCTAATCAACTTTTCCACCAGTTTGGTGGGGAAGAAGAGTCATGCGACTCATGGTCTgctacaaaaaaagaaagtaaccAGTCACTATAGTTGCTTTAATTACACCCACACAGAAAGTTATTTCAATCATGAAAAAGGATACAGACGGAAAAAAGTTGCTTTCGCAACCTTATGGTTGCATTATAGCAATTGGCACTCCTTGTCTCCCTCGGGCACAGCTTTGATCCAGCGGAACAAGGACGAACGGGTGGATGAGTCTGGGCAACCGTcttctttcaagttttaaatttttttcagaTTATAattatagtagtttttttttgttaaaacgTTAAAATCGTATAAGTTCGCTCGTCCAACCATCCTCATCGACGTTATGAGCCAATCAGATCATGCCATGTCAACGCACGAAATGAATTGCCACTTTCATGGGTAtgtagtatttttttagttttagtcCTTTTGCTTACTTGGGGTCGAGACCTCTTTAGATTATCAAAGTAATGCTTGGGCGTGGAGGGCCCTTCTTCATCTAGTACCCAAGTGGTGGTGTGGCGATGATTTGCTCTCACGGGcagtagctatggctcgaaccggaTATTTCATAGTGGGTCGGGAACCCTTGTGGTCATGTCCAGGAAGAGTTGCTATGCTGATCGCCCATTTCCACCCTATTTGGTGAtcgaaaataaaataaaataatgctTAGGCATGTGCAGTCTACACCAGACTTTAAATCCTCTTGTCATTAATTTATTTAAGTCTCACTCGCTTTTTTAATGTCTTTTTTTAGCTGTTGCGTCACCATAAATCAAGGCTCGTCATATATCTATGATTTGATTAAGTCATTTAAGATATACTACTCCATTAGCTGGCAGGCTCAACCATACTCATATAATCTTTCAAAATACACTGTGCTTGCGTTTTCAATTGTCAAACTGCGCTAGCGCTGTTCGATGTTCGCTCTCGCGGATTTGAGTTGTTTATGACGTActtcaaagacattttcatgcTCGCGCTCCCTCACACAAATTATGTGAATTGGGGCTCAACATTCCACCACCCCTCTCCTAATCCTAGACTATGATATATTAAGAATTCCCTGTTcttcaaaaaagaataaatgtTTTGGAGCCTTCTGGCTTCTACTCCGGttctatatttttcaagtgaAACGCTAGAATTACCTTCTTATACGAgcctttcattttatttttttgtaatgcagGGCCAAAGTGTCTCGGGTTAACTTGAGCGTACTTCAGACTAATTTCTACAACCACTCTCACAGCCGTTTCCCTCGCTTACACATTGGGATTCTCTTCACTGTGATCAAGATACACACAGGGAAAGAGTCAAAGACATATGGGACAGACAAAGGATTCAAAGGCATCCCACCACGAGCAAAATCTTAATGGTTACTCCAGCCACCCATGTAAAAGTAAATTCAACGCTGGTGGAAATCAATCACCGTACTACCcgttttctgtgttttttgaTAACTTGAGGTGCCTGGGCCAGTTTACGTGCACAACTCGACTAATCTTGAGAGTCCAATTCCGAAGTCCACTACACCCgcttttttgttagttttatgtaGGTGCATGTATGGTACCACGTCACATTTGTTAGAGAGTATTGTTCCATCACATCACATTACCATTTGTAGGGATCCCACCACATCTAGGTCGGGACAGAAGCTAAGGTCCCACTAAGTCTAGATAGTGTTAGCCTcgataaaaaaaactatgagAACTCAAACTTGAGCCTTGTCTAACCAGATCTAGAGTTTCCACAACTTAATCAATCCCCACTGGTGCTTTCTGTTAGTTTTATCATTTATGACTCTGGCTGGATTTTCGGCAGTGGAAAAAAGGTGCCATCCCACAGCCTAACCATCCATCCATCCAGCAATAATTACTCAAAAACTTCTAAAAGCAAGAAGCAGAAAGCCACTTTCCTGTTTCCACTTTCCACTTTCGAGCAAGTTGGAATGAGAAAAGAGTGTGACAAATCTCCATCAATCTTGCCTCCTCTGCCTGCTCTTCTTTCTTAGAAGCACTGCCCAATCTCAGCCATAACTCctgtctccttttcttctttcctcaTACTGGCCTGATATCACCCCATGTATTGATCCTGCAGAAAGAACTCAAATATGAAAGGCGTGACGGGACGATTCCTAAGGAAACTAAAATCCATTTCCTCAATCACTTCTCTCAGACAAGGAGTAGTTTTCCATGCTGAAAAAGGGTCAGCAGAGGAGAATTGCTACAACCCGAAAGAGCCTTTTCCCGGAAGAATCAGCCTATCCGAACGGTTGAAGAATGAAGGCCAAGATGAGGAAACTGATGCTCCTTTCTATGACTGTTGGAAAGAGATTATTTCCAAGGAGAATGCAGAGATTCCAATTCTAATTCCATCGCCTGCAGATGATTGTGAAGCGGATCGTCTACAGGTAGGAAGCGAACGAGTCATTCAGAAGGCTGAGGAGAGCGAAGAGTTTCCGACATTGTCGGATTGGAAAGAGAATTTTCCACCAGGAGGAAATGAACGAGTCACTCAAAAAGCCGACGAGGAGGGTGAAGAATTTCCGACACTGTTGGATTTCGAGGAGAATTGTCCACCAGAGGGAAATGAACGAGTCATTTTGTACACGACAAGCCTGAAGGGGATTAGAAAAACGTTCGAGGATTGCAATAGCGTCAAGTTCTTATTGGAAAGCTTTAAAGTTGTCTACTTCGAAAGAGATATTTCGATGCACTCGGAGTTTAGGGAGGAACTGTGGCGGGTCATGGGCAGCAGGGTGCTCCCACCGCGGCTTTTCATCAAGGGAAGACACATTGGAGGGGCGGAGGAGGTGGTGCGATTGCACGAACAAGGGCGGCTGAGGAGACTCTTCCGAGGGATTCCGGTGAACTTATCCGGCTGCCCTTGTGGTGGGTGCGGTGGGGTGAGATTTGTGGTGTGTTCCAGATGCAACGGTAGTCGGAAAGTGATTCCGAACGAGCCGACCGGTGAATGGACATGGATTAGGTGTCTAGAGTGCAATGACAATGGATTGATTAAGTGCCCAATTTGCTGCTGAGTAAATTCTTTGCCCATGATCAATGCTTTGTTCCTGTAATATAtgcttttagtttttttgattGAGTTGGTTGTAGTTGAGAATTGACTTGTATAAATGAAAATTGTAGTACCATCTAATCTTCTTATTGAAAAACTTCATGATATGACCTGTAGACTGCTGGAATCTGATAAGTTTTAAAACTCTAAAATTATTGTtctctaaaaataattttcaagaGTCACTAGGGAGattttttgataaccggataTTGGAGCCAATTTGTgcatacctcgactaattctggagcCCTGAGTTAACGACCGAGACAAATTCTCCAATAGCCTTATGGTTTGGAACATTTGGCTTCTATAGAATTCAATCATGCGACTTCATGGAAGACCACAAGAGTTGAGACCTTTATGAAAAAAGGCAAAACCCATGCTTATATAAGGCCATGGTTTCTTTAGTTTATTAGACAAAGGCCTTGGATTATTTGACATTGATAATTTCCACTTTGCATCATCAGAACACCAAGTGAAACttcttaatttatttctttttatcaagaggaaatttattaaaactcgacaaagcgaggaaaagagaaactttttcaatcattttgcaGGACCATGTCTGAAAAACTAATGCAAGGCTACCAGAAAGCCTAACCTTTTGCTTTGGGCTggttccctttttttctttttgtaggcCAATGAGAATGAGCTACTCCACATGGGATGCTTTTCATTCTGCTAATATTCAGTTGatgaggaaatttttttgtcagAAATATGTTAAAAGATTAAACCTAAAACCAAAACTCTATAATAGTCACTCCATATACCACAACTTGAAAACTAATGTATCATCCTTCTACGATCTTGTAATTCTTCAATGGAACCCgaacatatttttttgaaatcgatatttgttttttttgcatgtACTTCTAAGTGATGGGTAATGGTTATATGTGTCGCAGGTGTGTCTGCTTAggtccaaaaaataaaaataaagcaatCGAGAAGCATTTTCACAAGAGTCGGCCAGACATGCCTTGAAGAGTGCTGAAAAGAGTCAGATTTCTGACACGACGACAAGCCCTATTCTTAGAAGTGTCCGTGCTTCGTAGAATCTTAGACAGTTTGCACAGAAAGGAACTTTACCCCTTTGATCTTCAGAAATTATGGTTCCAATATTCTGTAGGGCCTGGGGTGGGTAAATCTTGGAGGAAAGAATAAGTTTTGGTTAGGCCATGAGAGCAAACTTTCGGCCTGCCTCTAATCATGAGGAATGATTTcttaaatagagtaaagcatAGAAAAGAATATCCTGAAATGTTCACGAGTGCAAGGGGATTGGCAAACTGAATAGAAAATCTCAGAGGCCTAAATGATAGAATTCTTATTTGTTTGCctcgtttatttttctttatttttaccCATGCATGATTTAGGTTGCTTGAGTCTaggattattattattatttttttatcggcaaaagatgaattttattaaaaacgggaAAAGGGATCTAACAAACAgtttgtagacaccctattctggtcTGTCCAGATAACGCTATTTTACGGTATtttatttccccgatgatgaaacggatcaagaacacccaggaaatgttagtatgtttgagctttgagcatttttAAACCCTTTCAGATCCCTTTCAAACTctctaaaccagaaccaaaaggcctcaacaaaacccaacttgcATACGCCGGTAatcaactggcgtgcgccggtcctctgccacgtgtcagtcatcggtcaactttgaccgttgactaAGCAAGAACTGGAGCACGCCAGTTATTAACTGGAGTACGCTAGTCAAACTTCcggtcaaacttgtgtttttaagcatgcagaagccatgggtaggggtctacagcacttgggaaccttccaatccaTTGAAAAAGCATTCTCCGCCGGGGGACATTTCTTACACtcccatcccatcaccttttcctctcatccaatgagaagcAAACCTTAAGGGCTAAGGCACCAGTCCCTTTGACTGGCCttagcccctctctctccctcttcccctATATATAACCCCATATACTTCCATTTGAaggggttacaaaaaaaaagagttccaaagtctctttctctatctctctcctttggtctcttgctttctcttctttcatcacttgaaagagtaagcaagcAGCCCCTTTCATACATCATCCAAGCCCaaacattcatcatccatccctcaaacctcaagctcaagctcaaaacacaccatcaaactcaaaagcGAAAGGTATACACCTTTGAactgttttcctgttctgatctctgaggggcgctgacagggtcaaggctggtaatcaataccagttctggccctaaagctgttaaggtttcaaaaacaaaaaaatcgtttctgactagaatcggcgtgcgccggtcataaGCCCGCGTACGCCGGTCCGTGGCAGTACGTACAGTTTTTAAATTTGATCTGTCTGGGATCTGTctggaactggcgtactccagttaacaactggcgtactccagttcggaGCCCTCcggaactggcgtactccagttgtgaAATAGGGTCCagatctttgttttatgctCTTTTTCCTGTCTATTCATCAtcttattgcatgctaaaaactagTTTACAGCTCTCTGTATATAGAGCTGTTTAGTTGTAGCATTCAATATTTGTTCATATCTATTTTAGATAGCCTCTGGGatgctttctggtcatgttccagagcccagaagatgcaaagccaagcactgggtaaggggtataactggcgtacggtctcatACGACGGGCGTACGGTAATTAtgccaagatccagtggctggcccttgcatcttagcttagtcttgtCCCCTTTTGcgttcccacactgtttatggggtgttccgtttattttcatggcttaaagccatttcatctgtctgtaattatATAGCTGCTGATACattgactgcgtggtttgtcctgggtgtgcactggtcctttccagagcccagagggttgaaaataagagctgtgggtttaggcttactggagtacgccagtctatGCGTGGCGTGCGCAGGTGAAGCCTGCATGCAGTGGTTTGGCCAGTGCACGCAGACCTCTTCGTGCGCATGTCATTCCGGATTAGTGTTAACCAGTCTGTTTAAAACGCTCACAGAagtctgttttcaatctataatatttcaATAAGCATCCATATCATTGTTGTcacataactgcaacttgtcacagttttaatccccattaactgttcccccgccctaattggctaaagaaatgatcaatgagagaaaaatgcaaaagttttatcaaaatgcctgagtagagaccgatcttcggattgggcgagaggggtgccataaaacccttcccctctcgtaacctggctcccgaacctcagatatcgaaggtaatgacggaccagtctacgccttttcaaagaTCAAAcgaacgtagcaaacgttttc carries:
- the LOC131321082 gene encoding uncharacterized protein LOC131321082 — its product is MGQTKDSKASHHEQNLNGYSSHPCKSKFNAGGNQSPYYPFSVFFDNLSGKKVPSHSLTIHPSSNNYSKTSKSKKQKATFLFPLSTFEQVGMRKEKNSNMKGVTGRFLRKLKSISSITSLRQGVVFHAEKGSAEENCYNPKEPFPGRISLSERLKNEGQDEETDAPFYDCWKEIISKENAEIPILIPSPADDCEADRLQVGSERVIQKAEESEEFPTLSDWKENFPPGGNERVTQKADEEGEEFPTLLDFEENCPPEGNERVILYTTSLKGIRKTFEDCNSVKFLLESFKVVYFERDISMHSEFREELWRVMGSRVLPPRLFIKGRHIGGAEEVVRLHEQGRLRRLFRGIPVNLSGCPCGGCGGVRFVVCSRCNGSRKVIPNEPTGEWTWIRCLECNDNGLIKCPICC